A part of Streptomyces sp. NBC_01497 genomic DNA contains:
- a CDS encoding NUDIX hydrolase: MPTGQWYPPEWPERIRALAAGGLAVVPPRRAATVLLLRDGVPGPSVHMLRRRASMAFAAGAYVYPGGGVDPRDDDRLVGWAGPDRETWARRLGVGPAEAQAIVCAAVRETYEEAGVLLAGESADTVVDDMTGDDWEADRAALAGHELSFAEFLDKRRLTLRSDLLGAWARWITPEFEPRRYDTWFFVAALPAGQRTRNASTEADRTVWIRPAEATAAYDGGELLMMPPTVSTLRALEPYGSAADVLAAAEQRDLTPVLARARMEGGELVLSWPGHDEFTKRVSSTRLPAAQDAGKAEAPGRDQEGEQR; this comes from the coding sequence ATGCCTACAGGTCAGTGGTATCCGCCGGAATGGCCGGAGCGCATCCGGGCCCTCGCCGCGGGCGGGCTCGCCGTGGTGCCCCCGCGCCGCGCCGCCACCGTCCTACTGCTGCGGGACGGCGTGCCCGGTCCCTCCGTGCACATGCTGCGGCGGCGCGCCTCGATGGCCTTCGCCGCCGGCGCGTACGTCTACCCGGGCGGCGGCGTCGATCCGCGGGACGACGACCGGCTCGTCGGCTGGGCGGGGCCCGACCGGGAGACCTGGGCGCGCAGGCTCGGCGTCGGACCGGCCGAGGCGCAGGCCATCGTCTGCGCGGCCGTGCGCGAGACGTACGAGGAGGCGGGCGTCCTGCTCGCCGGTGAGAGCGCGGACACGGTCGTCGACGACATGACGGGCGACGACTGGGAGGCCGACCGGGCCGCCCTCGCGGGCCACGAACTGTCCTTCGCGGAGTTCCTGGACAAGCGGCGGCTGACGCTGCGCAGTGACCTGCTCGGCGCCTGGGCGCGCTGGATCACCCCCGAGTTCGAGCCGCGCCGTTACGACACCTGGTTCTTCGTCGCGGCGCTCCCCGCCGGACAGCGCACCAGGAACGCCTCCACCGAGGCCGACAGGACCGTCTGGATCAGGCCCGCCGAGGCGACCGCCGCGTACGACGGAGGCGAACTGCTGATGATGCCGCCCACGGTCTCGACGCTGCGCGCGCTCGAACCGTACGGCTCCGCCGCCGACGTCCTCGCCGCCGCGGAGCAGCGCGATCTGACGCCCGTACTGGCCAGGGCCCGCATGGAGGGTGGCGAGCTCGTCCTCAGCTGGCCGGGCCACGACGAGTTCACCAAGCGGGTCAGCAGCACTCGTCTTCCGGCCGCTCAGGACGCCGGAAAGGCCGAAGCCCCCGGCCGGGACCAGGAAGGCGAACAGCGATGA
- a CDS encoding MBL fold metallo-hydrolase: MTGAGELPGRPRAGVASGAATARAFNVLAPNPSPMTLDGTNTWIVAEPDSGLAVVIDPGPLDEAHLRAVISAAERAGHRVAQTLLTHGHPDHAEGAARFAELTGTGVRALDPALRLGDEGLAAGDVVTTGGLELRVVPSPGHTADSLCFHLPADRALLTGDTILGRGTTVVAHPDGRLGDYLDSLRRLRSLTVDDGVDTVLPGHGPVLEDARGAVEYYLAHRANRLAQVETAVEKGLRTASEVVAEVYADVDRNLWPAAELSVRAQLEYLGEHGII, translated from the coding sequence ATGACCGGCGCAGGGGAACTGCCGGGACGGCCCCGCGCCGGCGTCGCATCGGGTGCCGCGACCGCGCGTGCGTTCAACGTCCTCGCGCCCAATCCGTCGCCGATGACGCTGGACGGCACGAACACCTGGATCGTCGCGGAGCCGGACTCCGGCCTCGCCGTCGTGATCGACCCCGGGCCGCTGGACGAGGCCCATCTGCGGGCCGTGATCAGCGCGGCCGAACGGGCCGGCCACCGGGTCGCGCAGACGCTCCTCACGCACGGCCATCCCGACCACGCCGAGGGCGCGGCCCGCTTCGCCGAGCTCACCGGCACCGGCGTGCGCGCGCTGGATCCGGCCCTGCGCCTCGGAGACGAGGGCCTCGCCGCAGGCGACGTGGTCACGACCGGCGGCCTCGAACTGCGGGTCGTGCCGTCCCCCGGTCACACGGCGGACTCGCTCTGCTTCCACCTCCCCGCCGATCGCGCCCTGCTCACCGGCGACACGATCCTCGGCCGTGGCACGACGGTCGTCGCCCACCCCGACGGGCGGCTCGGTGACTACCTCGACTCGCTGCGCAGACTGCGGTCGCTGACCGTGGACGACGGTGTCGACACCGTCCTGCCTGGTCACGGGCCCGTCCTGGAGGACGCGCGGGGCGCCGTCGAGTACTACCTCGCCCATCGCGCCAACCGCCTCGCGCAGGTCGAGACGGCCGTGGAGAAGGGCCTGCGGACGGCCTCCGAGGTGGTGGCGGAGGTGTACGCGGACGTCGACCGGAACCTCTGGCCGGCGGCCGAACTGTCCGTACGCGCGCAGTTGGAGTACCTGGGCGAGCACGGAATCATCTAG
- a CDS encoding nucleotidyltransferase domain-containing protein, translating into MPDHDPSRDGEGGARGDSGTERDLERGKGLDSDGFIAREGSLGRVGAPFAPLVDDARQRVADTYGPRLHSVYLYGSVPRGTARPGRSDLDLLIALHPEGPIPGHDSTVPAEPSDADRAAAHALGAALDASYDVIDGAGILLYTAGRLLSGRERFDLGWFVACLCTPLDGEDLAARLPRYRPDSLLARETNGSLELRLPRWRRQNAAAGDPAERARLSRAYARHLVRTAFTLVMPRWGGWTSDLERSAEIFARYYPQRGDQLRAAAAVARVPVTDPAVLQEYADDLGPWLAAEYTRLHGRKSWPES; encoded by the coding sequence ATGCCCGACCACGATCCGTCCCGCGACGGCGAGGGCGGCGCGCGCGGCGACAGCGGCACGGAGCGCGACCTCGAACGCGGTAAGGGGCTCGACTCGGACGGCTTCATCGCGCGGGAGGGCTCCCTCGGCCGGGTGGGCGCACCCTTCGCGCCGCTCGTCGACGACGCCCGGCAACGGGTGGCGGACACCTACGGTCCACGGCTGCACAGTGTGTATCTGTACGGATCCGTACCGCGCGGCACGGCCAGGCCGGGCCGGTCGGACCTCGATCTCCTGATCGCCCTGCACCCGGAAGGCCCCATCCCTGGGCACGATTCCACCGTCCCGGCGGAGCCCTCGGACGCCGACCGGGCCGCCGCCCACGCGCTGGGGGCGGCGCTCGACGCGTCGTACGACGTGATCGACGGCGCCGGGATCCTGCTGTACACGGCCGGGCGGCTGCTCAGCGGGCGGGAGCGGTTCGACCTCGGCTGGTTCGTCGCCTGCCTCTGCACGCCGCTGGACGGCGAGGACCTGGCGGCCCGTCTGCCCAGATACCGTCCTGACTCGCTGCTGGCCCGCGAGACCAACGGGAGCCTTGAGCTCCGGCTCCCGCGCTGGCGCCGGCAGAACGCCGCCGCCGGGGACCCCGCCGAGCGGGCCCGGCTCAGCCGCGCGTACGCGCGCCATCTCGTCCGTACGGCGTTCACGCTCGTGATGCCCCGCTGGGGCGGCTGGACCAGCGACCTCGAACGATCGGCGGAGATCTTCGCCCGCTACTACCCGCAGCGCGGCGACCAGCTCCGCGCGGCCGCCGCCGTCGCCCGCGTCCCCGTCACGGACCCCGCGGTCCTCCAGGAGTACGCGGACGACCTGGGCCCCTGGCTGGCCGCCGAATACACGCGCCTCCACGGCCGGAAGTCCTGGCCCGAGTCCTGA
- a CDS encoding Crp/Fnr family transcriptional regulator has translation MDDVLRRAPLFAALDDDQATELRASMSETTLARGDALFHEGDPGDRLYVVTEGKVKLHRTSPDGRENMLAVLGPGELIGELSLFDPGPRTATATALTEVKLLGLGHSDLLPWLNVRPEVASALLRAIARRLRKTNDQMSDLVFSDVPGRVARALLDLSRRFGVQSEEGIHVVHDLTQEELAQLVGASRETVNKALADFAQRGWLRLEARAVILLDVERLAKRSR, from the coding sequence GTGGACGACGTTCTGCGGCGTGCCCCGCTCTTCGCGGCGCTCGATGACGATCAGGCCACCGAGCTCCGCGCCTCGATGAGTGAGACCACGCTGGCGCGTGGTGACGCTCTGTTCCACGAGGGGGACCCCGGAGACCGCCTCTACGTGGTCACCGAGGGCAAGGTGAAGCTGCACCGCACCTCCCCGGACGGTCGCGAGAACATGCTCGCGGTGCTCGGTCCCGGCGAACTCATCGGTGAGCTGTCCCTCTTCGACCCCGGCCCACGCACGGCGACGGCGACGGCGCTGACGGAGGTCAAGCTCCTCGGTCTCGGCCACAGCGACCTGCTGCCCTGGCTGAACGTGCGTCCCGAGGTGGCGTCCGCGCTGCTGCGTGCCATCGCCAGACGCCTGCGCAAGACGAACGACCAGATGTCCGACCTGGTCTTCTCCGACGTGCCCGGCCGGGTCGCCCGCGCCCTGCTCGACCTGTCGCGCCGTTTCGGCGTGCAGTCGGAGGAGGGCATCCACGTCGTCCACGACCTCACTCAGGAGGAGCTGGCCCAGCTGGTCGGCGCCTCGCGCGAGACGGTCAACAAGGCGCTGGCGGACTTCGCGCAGCGCGGCTGGCTGCGCCTGGAGGCGCGCGCGGTGATCCTGCTGGACGTGGAGCGGCTGGCGAAGCGCTCGCGCTGA
- the nth gene encoding endonuclease III, whose protein sequence is MGEQSSAKTKNRKNAVKPESHLAMVRRARRINRELAELYPYAHPELDFRNAFELLIATVLSAQTTDLRVNQTTPALFAKYPTPEDLAAADPEELEQVIRPTGFFRAKAKSLIGLSTALRDRFDGEVPPRLEDLVTLPGVGRKTANVVLGNAFGVPGLTVDTHFGRLVRRWKWTEEEDPVKVEAAVAEIFPKSEWTMLSHRIVFHGRRVCHSRKPACGACAIAPLCPAYGEGETDPEKAKKLLKYELAGKPGQRLSPPADYPGRAAPPLGAPESDA, encoded by the coding sequence GTGGGCGAACAGTCCTCGGCAAAAACGAAAAACAGGAAAAATGCTGTGAAACCGGAGTCGCATCTCGCGATGGTCCGCAGGGCCCGCCGCATCAATCGCGAACTCGCCGAGCTGTATCCCTACGCCCACCCGGAACTCGACTTCAGGAACGCGTTCGAGCTCCTGATCGCCACGGTCCTGTCCGCCCAGACGACGGACCTCCGGGTGAACCAGACGACGCCCGCGCTGTTCGCGAAGTACCCCACCCCCGAGGACCTTGCGGCTGCCGACCCCGAGGAGCTGGAGCAGGTCATCCGCCCCACCGGCTTCTTCCGCGCCAAGGCGAAGTCCCTGATCGGCCTGTCCACCGCTCTGCGCGACCGCTTCGACGGGGAGGTGCCGCCGCGCCTGGAAGACCTCGTGACGCTGCCGGGCGTCGGCCGTAAGACCGCCAACGTCGTGCTGGGCAACGCGTTCGGGGTGCCCGGGCTGACCGTCGACACCCACTTCGGCCGGCTCGTGCGCCGCTGGAAGTGGACGGAGGAGGAGGACCCGGTGAAGGTCGAGGCCGCGGTCGCCGAGATCTTCCCCAAGAGCGAGTGGACGATGCTCTCGCACCGGATCGTCTTCCACGGCCGGCGTGTCTGCCACTCCCGCAAGCCCGCATGCGGCGCCTGCGCGATCGCGCCCCTGTGTCCCGCGTACGGCGAGGGCGAGACCGACCCGGAGAAGGCCAAGAAGCTGCTGAAGTACGAGCTGGCGGGCAAGCCGGGGCAGCGGCTCAGCCCGCCCGCCGACTACCCGGGCAGGGCCGCGCCGCCGCTGGGCGCCCCGGAGAGCGACGCGTGA
- a CDS encoding NUDIX hydrolase, which yields MGATVSRPGDATLSTPGEATVSAAGLPDWLQPVVRAAATVRPEQLSSFLPPADGGGRQSAVLVLFGEGDSGPELLLTERASSLRSHAGQPSFPGGTLDPEDGDPATTGPLHAALREAREETGLDPSGVQVFGILPRLYIPVSGFVVTPVLGWWHTPSPVGVVDPAETARVFTVPVAELTDPENRMMTIHPRGHHGPAFHCGSSLVWGFTAGVIDRILHYAGWEQPWDHEKRVPLDWRA from the coding sequence GTGGGTGCCACGGTCAGCAGGCCCGGCGATGCCACGCTCAGTACGCCCGGCGAAGCCACGGTCAGCGCGGCGGGCCTGCCCGACTGGCTCCAGCCGGTGGTGCGCGCCGCCGCGACCGTACGGCCCGAGCAGCTCAGCTCCTTCCTGCCGCCCGCCGACGGCGGCGGCCGGCAGTCCGCGGTCCTCGTCCTGTTCGGTGAGGGCGACAGCGGCCCGGAACTGCTGCTCACGGAGCGCGCGAGCAGCCTGCGTTCGCACGCGGGCCAGCCGTCCTTCCCGGGCGGCACGCTCGACCCCGAGGACGGCGACCCGGCCACGACGGGCCCGCTCCACGCGGCCCTGCGCGAGGCGCGGGAGGAGACCGGGCTCGACCCCTCCGGCGTCCAGGTCTTCGGCATCCTGCCCCGGCTCTACATCCCGGTCAGCGGCTTCGTCGTCACGCCGGTGCTCGGCTGGTGGCACACCCCGAGCCCGGTCGGTGTCGTCGATCCCGCGGAGACTGCGCGTGTCTTCACGGTCCCCGTGGCGGAACTCACGGACCCCGAGAATCGCATGATGACCATCCACCCCAGGGGTCACCACGGCCCTGCGTTCCACTGCGGATCCTCCTTGGTCTGGGGTTTCACGGCCGGAGTGATCGACCGGATCCTGCACTACGCCGGGTGGGAGCAGCCCTGGGACCACGAGAAGCGGGTCCCCCTCGACTGGCGGGCATGA
- a CDS encoding MarP family serine protease, whose product MNVLDILLLVAAVWFAIIGYRQGFVVGILSVIGFLGGGLVAVYLLPLVWRQLTRDANVSTTAAVVAVVIVIVCASVGQAFTTHLGNRLRKFITWSPARALDATGGALVNVVAMLLVAWLLGSALAVTSLPTIGKEVRGSKVLLGVSQVMPNQATTLFTDFSSALAQNGFPQVFSPFANEPITQVRAPDPALAGSPVAARAQKSVVKVVGTASGCGKVLEGSGFVFADHRVITNAHVVGGVSDPTIQIGGVGKLYDAKVVLYDWQRDIAVLDVPNLRATPLKFSTADAQSGDSAIVAGFPENGAYDVRSARVRGRINASGPDIYHRGNVTRDVYSLFATVRQGNSGGPLLTPAGKVYGVIFARSLDDDDTGYALTADEIQPDIKAGRTADRQVDTQGCAL is encoded by the coding sequence GTGAACGTGCTGGACATCCTGCTGCTGGTCGCCGCCGTCTGGTTCGCGATCATCGGCTACCGCCAGGGATTCGTCGTCGGCATCCTGTCGGTGATCGGCTTCCTCGGCGGCGGCCTCGTGGCCGTCTACCTGCTGCCCCTGGTCTGGAGGCAGCTGACCCGGGACGCCAACGTGTCCACGACCGCGGCTGTCGTCGCCGTCGTGATCGTCATCGTCTGCGCCTCCGTCGGCCAGGCCTTCACCACACACCTCGGCAACAGGCTGCGGAAATTCATCACCTGGTCCCCGGCCCGCGCGCTGGACGCGACGGGCGGCGCCCTGGTGAACGTCGTCGCGATGCTGCTCGTGGCGTGGCTCCTCGGATCCGCGCTGGCCGTCACCTCCCTGCCGACGATCGGCAAGGAGGTGCGCGGCTCGAAGGTGCTCCTCGGCGTGTCGCAGGTGATGCCGAATCAGGCGACGACGTTGTTCACGGACTTCTCCTCAGCTCTCGCGCAGAACGGCTTCCCGCAGGTCTTCAGCCCGTTCGCGAACGAACCCATCACCCAGGTCCGGGCGCCCGACCCGGCCCTCGCGGGCAGCCCCGTCGCGGCCCGCGCCCAGAAGTCCGTGGTCAAGGTCGTCGGCACGGCCTCCGGCTGCGGCAAGGTCCTGGAGGGCTCGGGCTTCGTCTTCGCCGACCACAGGGTCATCACCAACGCCCACGTCGTGGGCGGCGTCAGCGACCCGACCATCCAGATCGGCGGGGTGGGCAAGCTGTACGACGCGAAGGTCGTGCTCTACGACTGGCAGCGCGACATCGCCGTGCTGGACGTGCCGAACCTGCGGGCCACGCCGCTGAAGTTCAGCACGGCCGACGCGCAGAGCGGTGACAGCGCCATCGTCGCCGGCTTCCCCGAGAACGGCGCGTACGACGTCCGATCGGCGCGCGTACGCGGCCGGATCAACGCGAGCGGCCCCGACATCTATCACCGCGGCAATGTCACGCGCGACGTGTACTCGCTGTTCGCGACCGTGCGGCAGGGGAACTCCGGCGGCCCGCTGCTGACCCCCGCAGGCAAGGTCTACGGGGTGATCTTCGCCAGGTCGCTCGACGACGACGACACGGGGTACGCCCTGACGGCGGACGAGATCCAGCCCGACATCAAGGCGGGCAGGACCGCCGACCGGCAGGTCGACACACAGGGCTGCGCCCTCTGA